A genomic window from Chrysoperla carnea chromosome 3, inChrCarn1.1, whole genome shotgun sequence includes:
- the LOC123295778 gene encoding uncharacterized protein LOC123295778 isoform X1: MAILQSCCCWRTVRQGSFASGIYTASYFALTILMMANFLNEERLHLSSTPENPYSTTILEPETISHTTMTISIVILCSSSCGFLTSLLLLYGVYTDRKFLLVPWIFTIIIATIIELVHCVYIFINETLRFNPSTAILFTIDFFLLSLNVYSFLCVVSQYQEYQAGRGTAQYHLEHVPCVEYIGPSTATSYLTSTRRGTSFALGGGVTEAQITPPPSPTQNSLALPDVTTAMSRRPSSKRVQFPVNAPQTERRDSVLSQAGVILTSDYNFFYDLN, from the exons atggCAATATTGCAATCCTGTTGTTGCTGGAGAACTGTACGTCAGGGAAGTTTTGCTAGTGGAATTTATACAGCG TCATATTTCGCTTTGACCATACTCATGATGGCAAACTTCTTAAATGAGGAACGTCTACATTTGTCTAGCACACCAGAAAATCCATACAGTACAACTATTTTAGAGCCAGAAACAATTTCACACA ctACAATGACTATCAGTATTGTCATACTGTGCAGTTCTAGTTGTGGTTTTCTTACATCATTACTACTTTTGTACGGAGTATACACC GATAGAAAATTCCTACTAGTTCCATGGATTTTTACAATCATCATTGCTACAATTATAGAATTAGTTCattgtgtatatattttcatcaatGAAACG TTACGCTTTAATCCAAGTACAGCTATTTTATTCACAATCGACTTTTTCTTGCtcagtttaaat gtttATTCTTTTCTTTGTGTGGTTTCGCAGTATCAAGAATATCAGGCTGGTCGTGGAACTGCTCAGTACCACTTGGAGCAT gtACCATGTGTTGAATATATTGGACCATCTACAGCGACTAGTTATCTAACTAGCACCCGTCGTGGAACGTCATTCGCTTTAGGCGGTGGTGTAACCGAAGCACAAATTACTCCACCACCAAGTCCCACACAAAATTCATTAGCTTTACCAGATGTTACGACGGCAATGAGTCGTAGGCCAAGTAGTAAGCGTGTACAATTTCCCGTGAATGCACCTCAAACAGAGCGGAGAG ATTCAGTACTGAGCCAAGCGGGCGTGATCTTGACCagtgattataattttttttatgatctcAATTAA
- the LOC123295778 gene encoding uncharacterized protein LOC123295778 isoform X4 has protein sequence MAILQSCCCWRTVRQGSFASGIYTASYFALTILMMANFLNEERLHLSSTPENPYSTTILEPETISHTTMTISIVILCSSSCGFLTSLLLLYGVYTLRFNPSTAILFTIDFFLLSLNVYSFLCVVSQYQEYQAGRGTAQYHLEHVPCVEYIGPSTATSYLTSTRRGTSFALGGGVTEAQITPPPSPTQNSLALPDVTTAMSRRPSSKRVQFPVNAPQTERRDSVLSQAGVILTSDYNFFYDLN, from the exons atggCAATATTGCAATCCTGTTGTTGCTGGAGAACTGTACGTCAGGGAAGTTTTGCTAGTGGAATTTATACAGCG TCATATTTCGCTTTGACCATACTCATGATGGCAAACTTCTTAAATGAGGAACGTCTACATTTGTCTAGCACACCAGAAAATCCATACAGTACAACTATTTTAGAGCCAGAAACAATTTCACACA ctACAATGACTATCAGTATTGTCATACTGTGCAGTTCTAGTTGTGGTTTTCTTACATCATTACTACTTTTGTACGGAGTATACACC TTACGCTTTAATCCAAGTACAGCTATTTTATTCACAATCGACTTTTTCTTGCtcagtttaaat gtttATTCTTTTCTTTGTGTGGTTTCGCAGTATCAAGAATATCAGGCTGGTCGTGGAACTGCTCAGTACCACTTGGAGCAT gtACCATGTGTTGAATATATTGGACCATCTACAGCGACTAGTTATCTAACTAGCACCCGTCGTGGAACGTCATTCGCTTTAGGCGGTGGTGTAACCGAAGCACAAATTACTCCACCACCAAGTCCCACACAAAATTCATTAGCTTTACCAGATGTTACGACGGCAATGAGTCGTAGGCCAAGTAGTAAGCGTGTACAATTTCCCGTGAATGCACCTCAAACAGAGCGGAGAG ATTCAGTACTGAGCCAAGCGGGCGTGATCTTGACCagtgattataattttttttatgatctcAATTAA
- the LOC123295778 gene encoding uncharacterized protein LOC123295778 isoform X3 has product MAILQSCCCWRTVRQGSFASGIYTASYFALTILMMANFLNEERLHLSSTPENPYSTTILEPETISHTTMTISIVILCSSSCGFLTSLLLLYGVYTDRKFLLVPWIFTIIIATIIELVHCVYIFINETLRFNPSTAILFTIDFFLLSLNYQEYQAGRGTAQYHLEHVPCVEYIGPSTATSYLTSTRRGTSFALGGGVTEAQITPPPSPTQNSLALPDVTTAMSRRPSSKRVQFPVNAPQTERRDSVLSQAGVILTSDYNFFYDLN; this is encoded by the exons atggCAATATTGCAATCCTGTTGTTGCTGGAGAACTGTACGTCAGGGAAGTTTTGCTAGTGGAATTTATACAGCG TCATATTTCGCTTTGACCATACTCATGATGGCAAACTTCTTAAATGAGGAACGTCTACATTTGTCTAGCACACCAGAAAATCCATACAGTACAACTATTTTAGAGCCAGAAACAATTTCACACA ctACAATGACTATCAGTATTGTCATACTGTGCAGTTCTAGTTGTGGTTTTCTTACATCATTACTACTTTTGTACGGAGTATACACC GATAGAAAATTCCTACTAGTTCCATGGATTTTTACAATCATCATTGCTACAATTATAGAATTAGTTCattgtgtatatattttcatcaatGAAACG TTACGCTTTAATCCAAGTACAGCTATTTTATTCACAATCGACTTTTTCTTGCtcagtttaaat TATCAAGAATATCAGGCTGGTCGTGGAACTGCTCAGTACCACTTGGAGCAT gtACCATGTGTTGAATATATTGGACCATCTACAGCGACTAGTTATCTAACTAGCACCCGTCGTGGAACGTCATTCGCTTTAGGCGGTGGTGTAACCGAAGCACAAATTACTCCACCACCAAGTCCCACACAAAATTCATTAGCTTTACCAGATGTTACGACGGCAATGAGTCGTAGGCCAAGTAGTAAGCGTGTACAATTTCCCGTGAATGCACCTCAAACAGAGCGGAGAG ATTCAGTACTGAGCCAAGCGGGCGTGATCTTGACCagtgattataattttttttatgatctcAATTAA
- the LOC123295778 gene encoding uncharacterized protein LOC123295778 isoform X2 — protein sequence MAILQSCCCWRTVRQGSFASGIYTASYFALTILMMANFLNEERLHLSSTPENPYSTTILEPETISHTTMTISIVILCSSSCGFLTSLLLLYGVYTDRKFLLVPWIFTIIIATIIELVHCVYIFINETLRFNPSTAILFTIDFFLLSLNVYSFLCVVSQYQEYQAGRGTAQYHLEHVPCVEYIGPSTATSYLTSTRRGTSFALGGGVTEAQITPPPSPTQNSLALPDVTTAMSRRPSSKRVQFPVNAPQTERRGKLIRFSTEPSGRDLDQ from the exons atggCAATATTGCAATCCTGTTGTTGCTGGAGAACTGTACGTCAGGGAAGTTTTGCTAGTGGAATTTATACAGCG TCATATTTCGCTTTGACCATACTCATGATGGCAAACTTCTTAAATGAGGAACGTCTACATTTGTCTAGCACACCAGAAAATCCATACAGTACAACTATTTTAGAGCCAGAAACAATTTCACACA ctACAATGACTATCAGTATTGTCATACTGTGCAGTTCTAGTTGTGGTTTTCTTACATCATTACTACTTTTGTACGGAGTATACACC GATAGAAAATTCCTACTAGTTCCATGGATTTTTACAATCATCATTGCTACAATTATAGAATTAGTTCattgtgtatatattttcatcaatGAAACG TTACGCTTTAATCCAAGTACAGCTATTTTATTCACAATCGACTTTTTCTTGCtcagtttaaat gtttATTCTTTTCTTTGTGTGGTTTCGCAGTATCAAGAATATCAGGCTGGTCGTGGAACTGCTCAGTACCACTTGGAGCAT gtACCATGTGTTGAATATATTGGACCATCTACAGCGACTAGTTATCTAACTAGCACCCGTCGTGGAACGTCATTCGCTTTAGGCGGTGGTGTAACCGAAGCACAAATTACTCCACCACCAAGTCCCACACAAAATTCATTAGCTTTACCAGATGTTACGACGGCAATGAGTCGTAGGCCAAGTAGTAAGCGTGTACAATTTCCCGTGAATGCACCTCAAACAGAGCGGAGAGGTAAGCTTATAAG ATTCAGTACTGAGCCAAGCGGGCGTGATCTTGACCagtga